The proteins below are encoded in one region of Thermothelomyces thermophilus ATCC 42464 chromosome 1, complete sequence:
- a CDS encoding glycoside hydrolase family 55 protein (CAZy_ID 268017) has product MRRLSLRSLLAVSTLVSGIAASVDLDHQGSDASTLTGSPKVVTTVVITKTLTTCPSSSAVCSDSTGSASLPPSSTAGSRTESSASSISSPSSSSTSSAPSSASSGSSSGSSSSTSSSSAGVPACTDFWLENIKHQGVAPFAGSGYEVFRNVKDYGAKGDGVSDDTEAINRAISDGKRCGPGCTGSTKTPGLVYFPPGTYMVSGPIIDFYYTQLIGNPGCMPVLKATSDFEGRFLLDTNPYGDSGSLAWGATNVFWRQVANLIIDTTDVPAETLIAGIHWPSSQATSLSNIVFRSSAAEGTQHQGLFVEEGSGGFMGDLVFFGGAQAMSIGNQQFTMRNITVRGAKTAVQQLWSWGWTYQGVSIRDCEVGFDFTAVDQGDLKVGSVTILDSEISNTPIGIKYGAADTITTTSPDVPNNFVFENLRLDDVPTAIRGPSGTVLAGSSGQTVIEAWGRGHAYTPSSSGPTSFEGPVAPNARPASLVAAAEPGGDAAASFSSSSSSSSPSSSSSSFYQRSKPQYEDVPASEFVSARAAGARGDGATDDTDALNDLFASAAAAGKIVFLDAGMYVVTRTVRIPPGSRIVGEAFPVILSSGDFFASASAPKPVVQVGAPGGEAGRVEWSNTIVSTRGSQPGAILIEYNLDSSSSSSSSSSSEPSGLWDVHARVGGFAGSELQLAQCAKTPETAITADNLPSGCVAAFLTMHVTRSAAGLYMENCWLWVADHDLEEGADNRQISVYAGRGLLVEGTRGPLWLVGTSVEHHQLYEYQLVEAADVYMGQIQTETAYYQPNPDGRLPFPALEAYHDPVLAEGESGWGLRVVDSEGVLVYGAGLYSFFDNYDVNCIQIGQGARCQRRIFSLEGANRNVRVYNLNTVGTNKMITVDGVDVANYEDNIDGFVHSIALFGLDA; this is encoded by the coding sequence ATGCGTCGTCTCTCGCTCCGGTCGCTCCTTGCCGTCTCGACGCTGGTCTCGGGCATCGCGGCCAGTGTGGACCTGGATCACCAAGGATCCGATGCCTCGACGTTGACCGGGAGCCCCAAAGTTGTCACCACCGTGGTCATCACCAAGACGCTCACTACCTGTCCGTCTTCCTCGGCTGTCTGCTCCGACTCGACCGGGTCCGCATCACTGCCTCCGAGCTCGACAGCCGGCTCGCGCACCGAATCGTCAGCGTCGTCCATCAGCTCTCCATCCTCCAGCTCCACCAGCAGCGCCCCGTCCAGCGCGTCGTCCGGCTCGTCGTCCGGCTCGTCGTCCAGcacaagcagcagcagcgctgGCGTCCCCGCCTGCACCGACTTCTGGCTCGAAAATATCAAGCACCAGGGCGTGGCGCCCTTCGCCGGCTCGGGCTACGAGGTCTTCCGCAACGTCAAGGACTACGGGGCCAAGGGAGACGGCGTCTCGGACGACACCGAGGCCATCAACCGGGCCATCAGCGATGGCAAGCGGTGCGGTCCCGGCTGCACCGGCAGCACCAAGACGCCCGGCCTCGTCTACTTCCCACCCGGCACGTACATGGTGTCGGGCCCCATCATCGACTTCTACTACACCCAGCTGATCGGCAACCCGGGGTGCATGCCCGTGCTCAAGGCGACATCCGACTTTGAGGGACGCTTCCTCCTCGACACCAACCCGTACGGGGACTCGGGTAGCCTGGCCTGGGGCGCCACCAACGTTTTCTGGCGCCAGGTCGCCAACCTGATCATCGACACGACCGACGTGCCCGCCGAGACGCTCATCGCGGGCATTCACTGGCCCAGCTCGCAGGCCACGTCGCTGTCCAACATCGTCTTCAGGTCGTCCGCCGCCGAGGGGACGCAGCACCAGGGCCTGTTCGTCGAGGAGGGCTCGGGCGGCTTCATGGGCGACCTCGTCTTCTTCGGCGGCGCCCAGGCCATGTCCATCGGCAACCAGCAGTTCACCATGCGCAACATCACCGTCCGCGGGGCCAAGACGGCCGTCCAGCAGCTGTGGTCGTGGGGGTGGACGTACCAGGGCGTGAGCATCCGCGACTGCGAGGTCGGCTTCGACTTCACCGCCGTCGACCAGGGCGACCTCAAAGTCGGGTCCGTCACCATCCTCGACAGCGAGATCAGCAACACGCCGATCGGCATCAAGTACGGCGCCGCCgacaccatcaccaccaccagcccCGACGTGCCCAACAACTTCGTCTTTGAGAACCTGCGACTCGACGATGTGCCGACGGCGATCCGCGGGCCCTCGGGCACCGTCCTGGCCGGCTCGTCCGGCCAGACCGTCATCGAGGCCTGGGGCCGCGGCCACGCGTACACGCCCTCGTCGTCGGGCCCGACCTCCTTCGAGGGCCCCGTCGCGCCCAACGCGCGCCCGGCCTCGCTCGTGGCGGCCGCGGAACCGGGCGGGGATGCTGctgcctccttctcctcctcctcctcctcctcctccccctcctcctcctcctcctccttctacCAGCGGTCCAAGCCGCAGTACGAGGACGTGCCAGCGTCCGAGTTCGTCAGCGCCCGGGCCGCCGGCGCGCGGGGCGACGGCGCCACCGACGACACGGACGCGCTCAACGACCTGTtcgcctcggccgcggcggccggcaAGATCGTCTTCCTCGACGCCGGCATGTACGTGGTCACCCGGACGGTGCGGATCCCGCCCGGCTCCCGCATCGTCGGCGAGGCCTTCCCCGTCATCCTCTCGTCCGGCGACTTCTTcgcctccgcctcggccCCCAAGCCGGTCGTGCAGGTGGGCGCCCccggcggcgaggccggCCGTGTCGAGTGGTCCAACACGATCGTGTCGACGCGCGGCTCGCAGCCGGGCGCCATCCTGATCGAATACAACCTCGactcctcatcctcctcctcctcttcctcctcctccgagcCCTCGGGGCTCTGGGACGTGCACGCGCGCGTGGGCGGGTTCGCCGGGTCGGAGCTGCAGCTGGCGCAGTGCGCCAAGACGCCCGAGACGGCCATCACGGCCGACAACCTGCCGAGCGGGTGCGTGGCGGCGTTCCTGACGATGCACGTCACGCGGTCGGCGGCGGGCCTGTACATGGAGAACTGCTGGCTGTGGGTGGCGGACCACGACCTCGAGGAGGGCGCCGACAACCGGCAGATCTCGGTGTACGCCGGGCGCGGCCTGCTCGTCGAGGGCACCCGCGGCCCGCTGTGGCTGGTCGGCACCAGCGTCGAGCACCACCAGCTGTACGAGTACCAGCtcgtcgaggccgccgacGTCTACATGGGCCAGATCCAGACCGAGACGGCCTACTACCAGCCCAACCCGGACGGCCGCCTGCCCTTCCCGGCGCTCGAGGCCTACCACGACCCGGTCCTGGCCGAGGGCGAGTCCGGCTGGGGCCTGCGCGTCGTCGACAGCGAAGGGGTGCTGGTGTACGGCGCCGGCCTGTACAGCTTCTTCGACAACTACGACGTCAACTGCATCCAGATCGGCCAGGGCGCCCGCTGTCAGAGGCGCATCTTCagcctcgagggcgccaaccGGAACGTGCGCGTGTACAACCTCAACACGGTCGGCACCAACAAGATGATCACTGTGGACGGGGTGGACGTGGCCAACTATGAGGACAACATCGACGGCTTCGTCCACTCGATCGCGCTGTTCGGCCTGGACGCTTGA